The following coding sequences lie in one Silvanigrella aquatica genomic window:
- a CDS encoding amino acid ABC transporter permease, translated as MDSIIDFSVITNNFLQFMIGRYPNGPLGGLALTLILAFISVLLSIVGGLILGLMCISRNKFISIPVSMFVNLIRAMPLLMVIFWMFFILPAMTGGKFPENGTVICALTIFTSCYISQIVKAGIASIPRGQSEACMSSGLTYWQSMRYVILPQGLRNMIPSFVNQFVSLIKDTSLGYIVGVSEITQVAQQINNRTQNYAAEIFIFLAIIYFIICFAFTSLSRWLEQKLSWRKSI; from the coding sequence ATGGACAGTATTATCGATTTTTCAGTCATAACAAATAATTTTCTTCAATTTATGATTGGCCGTTACCCCAATGGCCCGCTGGGCGGATTGGCCTTAACTTTAATTCTCGCATTTATATCTGTGCTACTATCCATTGTAGGTGGTCTCATATTAGGTCTTATGTGTATTTCAAGAAATAAATTTATAAGCATTCCAGTTAGTATGTTTGTAAATTTAATACGTGCCATGCCTCTTTTAATGGTCATTTTCTGGATGTTTTTTATATTGCCCGCAATGACAGGTGGAAAATTCCCCGAAAACGGCACTGTTATTTGTGCTTTAACAATATTTACTTCTTGTTACATTTCTCAAATTGTAAAGGCAGGTATTGCGAGTATTCCCCGAGGGCAATCGGAAGCTTGTATGTCAAGTGGATTAACATATTGGCAAAGCATGCGTTACGTTATTCTCCCACAAGGTCTTAGAAATATGATTCCTTCCTTTGTAAATCAATTTGTATCCTTAATTAAGGATACATCTCTTGGATATATTGTTGGGGTATCAGAAATAACACAAGTAGCACAGCAAATTAACAATCGCACCCAAAATTATGCTGCAGAAATATTTATATTTCTCGCCATAATATATTTCATAATTTGCTTCGCTTTTACGAGTTTAAGCAGATGGCTTGAGCAAAAATTATCTTGGCGAAAATCAATTTAA
- a CDS encoding YceD family protein has protein sequence MKPHLAIPLSKIGSKIHVTFGKTMENTPNSFHLDSILSEWTSSFLQECSLNSPEDLEKVSGYLNIIKEQNIFRAEGVLEFEPQLECVRSLTLYREKLKVELNGFFVPYNSQKYLQSGLSKLSQQQNSDEIELTESDLESYSFKGNAIQLDEFLLDSMFCALPELPLCREDCKGLCPECGIDLNEKDLQGNYQILEHKKSCFHYKPLKS, from the coding sequence ATGAAACCTCATCTTGCCATTCCTCTATCCAAAATCGGCTCAAAAATTCATGTTACTTTTGGTAAGACAATGGAAAACACCCCAAATTCATTTCATTTAGATTCCATATTAAGTGAATGGACTTCCTCTTTTTTACAAGAATGCAGTCTCAATTCCCCTGAAGATCTTGAAAAAGTATCAGGATATTTAAATATCATAAAGGAACAAAATATTTTTCGAGCAGAGGGCGTGCTTGAATTTGAACCACAGCTGGAATGCGTTCGTTCGTTAACTCTCTACAGAGAAAAACTAAAAGTAGAGTTAAATGGATTTTTTGTTCCCTATAATTCCCAAAAGTACCTTCAATCAGGACTTTCTAAACTCTCACAACAACAAAATTCGGATGAAATTGAATTAACAGAATCTGATTTGGAATCCTATTCTTTTAAAGGAAATGCCATTCAATTGGATGAATTTCTATTGGATTCCATGTTCTGCGCCTTGCCCGAACTTCCTTTATGTCGAGAAGATTGCAAAGGACTTTGCCCAGAATGCGGAATCGATTTAAATGAAAAAGATTTACAGGGGAACTATCAAATTCTTGAGCATAAAAAATCTTGCTTCCATTACAAACCATTAAAATCATAA
- a CDS encoding MFS transporter, with protein MQPNKIQKNILISIFFTIFLDLIGYGMFMPILPLLARSFRASDSQIAMLGTWFAFATLVSGVFLGYFSDIIGRKKVLIASIALSCMAQILTGFANSYIFLVVTKILAGFAAGNIATAQACISDITSSQDRGRHMVTIGLAFGGGFTVGPLLGTGIILSIDKLQLLQGNYILGIAFCAAILNIGNLIFVVFKLPETHIKFANVVIKGMIEKNKVGDLSESKKEQTKSTFSKALKLAIQNKSYCILCTVLFLLMISFSGIETLMPLILKDAYFFSEINVYKSYIFIGVLSLIANFFIVRNLIKRVGEALSLKIGLSLLVMSFFAIPICAPHPHFFFLSMSAMCLGIAIANPSLNALISLSISSKWQGFGFGMAQTIVSFAKILGPALIGFAYQHGLGLDAFLKEKSLYLSGIILLIGLILSTGWIKSARKSI; from the coding sequence TTGCAACCTAATAAAATTCAAAAGAATATTTTGATTTCTATATTTTTTACCATTTTCTTAGATTTAATTGGCTACGGCATGTTTATGCCTATTCTCCCCCTTTTAGCGCGTTCTTTTAGAGCATCGGATTCCCAAATTGCCATGCTGGGAACATGGTTTGCTTTCGCAACTCTCGTTTCAGGGGTATTTTTGGGATATTTTTCAGATATTATCGGTAGAAAGAAAGTTCTTATTGCTTCCATAGCCTTATCGTGTATGGCACAAATCCTCACAGGATTCGCAAATTCCTATATATTTCTTGTGGTTACAAAAATTTTAGCAGGATTTGCCGCAGGAAACATTGCAACCGCCCAAGCATGTATCTCAGACATCACTTCTTCCCAGGATCGAGGACGTCATATGGTAACTATTGGGCTGGCATTTGGAGGAGGTTTTACAGTTGGTCCTTTATTAGGAACTGGTATCATTTTATCCATTGATAAATTACAATTATTACAAGGGAATTACATACTAGGCATAGCTTTTTGTGCTGCCATTTTAAATATAGGGAACTTAATTTTTGTTGTTTTTAAACTACCAGAAACTCATATTAAGTTTGCAAATGTAGTTATAAAAGGGATGATTGAAAAGAATAAAGTGGGTGATTTATCAGAATCAAAAAAGGAGCAAACTAAATCTACGTTTTCAAAAGCCTTAAAATTAGCTATTCAAAATAAAAGTTATTGTATACTTTGCACAGTCCTTTTTTTACTCATGATTTCATTTTCAGGCATCGAAACTCTAATGCCTCTGATTTTAAAGGATGCCTACTTTTTTTCTGAAATTAATGTGTATAAAAGCTATATTTTTATTGGAGTTTTATCACTTATAGCTAATTTTTTTATTGTAAGAAATTTGATAAAAAGAGTGGGGGAAGCTCTTTCGCTTAAAATTGGACTCTCACTTTTGGTTATGAGCTTCTTTGCTATCCCCATTTGCGCTCCCCATCCTCATTTTTTCTTTTTGAGCATGTCGGCAATGTGCTTAGGAATTGCCATAGCAAACCCTTCCTTAAATGCCTTAATCAGCTTATCCATTTCATCAAAATGGCAAGGATTTGGCTTTGGAATGGCACAAACCATTGTTTCTTTCGCAAAGATTTTAGGACCCGCTCTCATCGGTTTTGCTTATCAACACGGTTTGGGTCTTGATGCTTTTCTCAAGGAAAAATCCCTTTACTTATCCGGTATAATTCTTTTAATTGGTCTTATCCTAAGCACGGGGTGGATAAAATCTGCTCGAAAGAGTATTTAG
- a CDS encoding tetratricopeptide repeat protein → MNEDIIPQNKNDLKEIEKLTQKDLSKMSEDKIREKIFNSYYFIVDFFSSTKEEVPKGWFDSRKNPENSLWTGFPPDLKRQPLKIHFPSYNLTRLAYFTSEDPYVSRLNICQGFWQQNRLQMAYDCFFFLQMDLAKDGVAISSLVRLQVNILHAFFFLYLATNEESQLLVWNAKTVPPSTQAYTEGDHYSMARVLFSYIATKVDDSVFMPKEKVDVIEPIYKEILNSPVYFKLSNKISNKKTSVTLLKDPIDTLKWIQTVMPIVYANAMTMNQGIMIWDRAFTSAYKIENYFQYFNYPQMPEESPLVVNKHINTESEIYIAPKNNTDLVAAADLFRANAMIIARDPGKALEYVSAGIFRKAHPEISALLFDISANAYFDLDLLRWARRSYSWAELYSKSFASKVPSSLLYGAESAYWSGNYDVAKNGYERFIKLIGDPKYAPWANLRLAEIAERKGENERAKVIYEQILRKFYTHEVSNDAQVRLFCLYEKKLTKNTKRVEYEKVMEKIKNARDVLKKQAKTCMLRADLTNMQDDSFKDSKLNVIQKSEMQKKAIQSYAKEFPDSEFLVLFTDRLKELELAEGTFLTSKNSCNKLIDFYSKNRKSLNKLAKSNHKYVNGLKWDSEDRLKLLRCSAFIGNISLWNELRKSEIGQDGEPLQSYFYNLSIRPSVEVALTTYLTLKKSSKSWVSKIKKIEKSSFEVTKADDFWEMLTLRELMKFDLLMSKSSENLFNNAVSQDFFKDPKLIYSSNTFCFWMLRASHQFSNNRWESIAQTKDKSIWLLLNTNLKEQKASPCESSFAKALFNVALTRPTPYLDQNILLPYLENRGFAVGSEDWLHYVQRIEKERGYQDKEVQDIYRKLLKEGKEPLVKEAAGMWIKKNLPEEADKLLW, encoded by the coding sequence ATGAATGAAGATATCATTCCACAAAATAAAAATGATTTAAAAGAGATTGAAAAGTTAACCCAAAAAGATTTATCAAAAATGTCTGAAGATAAAATTAGAGAAAAAATTTTCAACTCCTATTATTTCATTGTTGATTTCTTTAGTAGCACAAAGGAAGAAGTACCTAAAGGTTGGTTTGATTCAAGAAAAAATCCCGAAAATTCCCTTTGGACAGGATTTCCTCCCGATTTAAAACGACAACCTTTAAAAATTCATTTTCCCTCATACAATTTAACAAGACTTGCCTATTTTACTTCAGAAGATCCCTATGTCTCTAGGTTAAATATTTGCCAAGGATTTTGGCAGCAAAATCGTTTACAAATGGCCTATGATTGCTTCTTCTTTTTGCAAATGGATTTAGCTAAAGATGGTGTGGCCATTTCTTCTTTAGTAAGGTTACAGGTCAATATTTTACACGCATTTTTCTTTTTATATTTGGCGACAAATGAAGAAAGTCAGCTTTTAGTTTGGAATGCAAAAACAGTTCCTCCTTCAACGCAAGCGTATACGGAGGGCGATCATTATTCAATGGCGCGCGTTTTGTTTTCCTATATAGCAACTAAAGTAGATGATTCTGTCTTTATGCCAAAAGAAAAAGTAGATGTGATTGAGCCAATCTATAAAGAGATATTAAATTCCCCTGTTTACTTTAAGCTTTCAAATAAAATTTCAAATAAAAAGACCTCAGTTACCTTATTAAAGGATCCCATAGATACATTAAAGTGGATTCAGACCGTCATGCCTATTGTGTATGCAAACGCTATGACAATGAATCAAGGAATCATGATTTGGGATCGTGCCTTTACTTCGGCCTATAAAATTGAAAATTATTTCCAATATTTTAATTACCCTCAAATGCCTGAAGAGTCTCCACTCGTTGTAAATAAACATATAAATACAGAAAGTGAAATTTATATTGCTCCCAAAAATAATACCGATCTCGTTGCTGCTGCCGATTTATTTCGTGCCAATGCGATGATTATTGCTCGTGATCCCGGAAAAGCCTTAGAATATGTTTCTGCTGGAATATTTAGAAAGGCACATCCTGAAATTTCAGCTCTTCTCTTTGATATTTCAGCAAATGCTTATTTTGATTTGGATTTGTTACGTTGGGCAAGAAGGTCTTATTCCTGGGCGGAACTTTATTCCAAAAGTTTTGCAAGTAAAGTACCAAGTTCTTTACTTTATGGAGCAGAAAGTGCGTATTGGTCAGGAAATTATGATGTTGCCAAAAATGGTTACGAACGATTTATTAAGCTCATTGGTGATCCCAAATATGCACCTTGGGCAAATTTGCGTTTAGCCGAAATTGCGGAACGAAAAGGAGAAAATGAAAGAGCGAAGGTTATTTATGAGCAAATTTTACGTAAATTTTATACTCATGAGGTCTCAAATGACGCTCAAGTCCGTTTATTTTGTCTTTACGAAAAAAAGTTAACTAAAAATACCAAAAGAGTTGAATATGAAAAAGTTATGGAAAAAATTAAAAATGCCCGGGATGTTTTAAAGAAACAAGCAAAAACTTGTATGCTTAGAGCCGATCTTACAAATATGCAAGATGATAGCTTTAAAGATAGCAAATTAAATGTTATTCAAAAATCTGAAATGCAAAAAAAAGCGATTCAATCCTATGCAAAAGAATTTCCTGACAGTGAGTTTCTTGTTCTTTTTACAGATCGACTTAAAGAGCTTGAGCTTGCAGAAGGAACTTTCTTAACCTCAAAAAACTCTTGCAATAAACTCATTGATTTTTATTCGAAAAACCGAAAGTCTTTAAATAAATTAGCAAAAAGTAATCACAAATATGTGAATGGGCTAAAATGGGACTCAGAAGATCGCTTAAAATTGTTACGTTGCAGCGCCTTTATCGGTAATATAAGTTTATGGAATGAATTGAGAAAATCCGAAATTGGGCAAGATGGTGAACCTCTGCAAAGTTATTTCTATAATTTATCCATTAGACCTTCCGTGGAAGTAGCCTTAACTACTTATCTTACCTTAAAAAAATCAAGTAAATCTTGGGTTTCAAAAATTAAAAAAATTGAAAAATCTAGTTTTGAAGTCACAAAAGCCGATGATTTTTGGGAAATGCTGACCTTACGTGAGCTTATGAAGTTTGATTTGCTCATGTCAAAATCATCAGAAAATTTGTTTAATAATGCTGTTTCTCAAGATTTTTTTAAAGATCCCAAACTCATTTATTCTTCTAATACCTTTTGTTTTTGGATGTTGCGTGCTTCACACCAATTTTCAAATAACCGTTGGGAATCTATTGCACAAACTAAAGATAAATCTATATGGTTGTTATTAAATACAAATTTAAAGGAACAAAAAGCATCACCTTGTGAATCTTCCTTTGCTAAGGCGTTGTTTAATGTTGCTTTAACGCGACCTACACCGTACTTAGATCAAAATATATTGTTACCTTATTTGGAGAATAGGGGTTTTGCAGTGGGCTCTGAGGACTGGCTCCACTATGTGCAAAGAATTGAAAAAGAAAGGGGTTATCAAGATAAAGAAGTTCAGGACATCTATCGTAAGCTATTGAAAGAAGGGAAGGAACCTCTTGTCAAAGAAGCGGCGGGGATGTGGATCAAAAAGAATCTGCCAGAAGAAGCCGATAAACTCTTATGGTAA
- a CDS encoding aminotransferase class I/II-fold pyridoxal phosphate-dependent enzyme gives MANLNEYNSWLLSLNPFGLTKNEEIKNKLESQNIEVYDFTLGDPKEPTPSFIIEALKNNIDNVSQYPTNVGMSQFRKVCANWAKRRLSVELNPESQIISSNGSKEAIFHIHQVLLNAASAKRIVIFPEPGYPVYNAGTILSGGIPYANPLRKEKKYIFDPSEIPHEIAKKVSAIWLCYPHNPTGAVISQTEMEKIYEWALKYNIVLLSDECYLDMYYENKIVPVSFLEISQKNNYKNVVCFFSLSKRSGMTGYRSGFVAGDNEIISLFAKYRLNVGLGTADFVQKAAMVAWEDNEHVRERSLIFANKRKVVDKFFAKNNIHVLPSNATFYVWGDIPENYDSDKEFTNALLLATGIMATPGSVFGESCSRNFRLALVPTIEKIKECFNKWQNKIDSGEFKL, from the coding sequence ATGGCAAATTTAAATGAATATAATTCCTGGTTGCTTTCCTTAAATCCTTTTGGATTAACAAAAAATGAAGAAATTAAAAATAAATTGGAATCACAAAATATTGAAGTTTATGATTTCACTCTTGGTGATCCCAAAGAACCAACTCCTTCCTTTATAATTGAAGCATTAAAAAATAATATCGATAATGTTAGTCAATACCCAACAAATGTGGGTATGTCGCAATTTCGTAAAGTATGTGCAAACTGGGCAAAACGAAGACTCTCCGTTGAGTTAAATCCCGAGTCGCAAATTATTTCATCAAATGGAAGTAAAGAGGCTATTTTTCATATTCATCAGGTTCTTTTAAATGCGGCATCGGCAAAGAGAATTGTTATATTTCCAGAACCAGGTTATCCCGTTTATAATGCAGGAACAATCTTATCGGGCGGTATTCCTTACGCGAATCCTTTGCGGAAAGAAAAAAAATATATTTTTGATCCCTCAGAAATTCCTCATGAAATTGCAAAAAAAGTGTCTGCAATTTGGTTATGTTATCCGCATAATCCAACAGGTGCTGTCATTTCTCAAACTGAAATGGAAAAAATATACGAGTGGGCTTTAAAATATAATATTGTTCTTCTTTCAGACGAATGTTACTTAGATATGTATTATGAAAATAAAATTGTTCCTGTGTCATTTTTAGAAATATCACAAAAAAATAATTATAAAAATGTTGTTTGCTTTTTTTCACTAAGTAAACGGAGTGGTATGACAGGATATCGTTCTGGTTTCGTTGCAGGAGATAATGAAATTATTTCTTTATTTGCAAAATACCGATTAAATGTAGGCTTAGGGACAGCTGATTTTGTTCAAAAAGCAGCTATGGTGGCATGGGAAGATAATGAACATGTGCGAGAAAGAAGTCTTATATTCGCAAATAAAAGAAAAGTTGTAGATAAATTTTTTGCAAAAAATAATATACACGTTTTACCCAGCAATGCTACTTTTTATGTCTGGGGAGATATCCCTGAAAACTATGACTCAGATAAAGAATTTACCAATGCTTTATTACTCGCAACAGGAATTATGGCGACTCCAGGTTCTGTTTTTGGAGAGTCCTGTTCGCGAAATTTTAGATTGGCTTTGGTTCCTACTATTGAAAAAATTAAAGAATGTTTTAATAAATGGCAAAATAAAATTGATTCCGGAGAATTTAAATTATGA
- a CDS encoding ABC transporter substrate-binding protein: MKLMSRRLILATISALPFLSLLSAAHADVEEIKKKNTLVVGVKDSLYPFGYVNEKSRTLEGYDIDFAKEVANKLGVKIELKPVTSANRIPLLTEENVDLLACTMTITEERAKQINFSYPYFVSKQKFITKKGTVKSLADLEGKKIGTTKGSTSELNVAKAIPSAKVLSFDDYPQAFLALQQGKVFAITTDESILAGILSKATKKQDFEIPAFDISKEPYGIGVNKKNPELLKIVNSTLIEMENNKKAEQIFSKWFGPKSSVPLKKDFKISAN, translated from the coding sequence ATGAAGTTAATGAGTAGACGTCTTATTTTAGCTACAATTTCTGCACTTCCTTTTTTATCTCTTCTTTCTGCAGCTCACGCAGATGTGGAAGAAATTAAGAAGAAAAATACTTTAGTTGTTGGTGTTAAAGATTCCCTATATCCTTTCGGATATGTAAATGAAAAATCACGCACACTCGAAGGCTATGATATAGACTTTGCAAAAGAAGTCGCAAATAAACTCGGCGTAAAAATAGAATTAAAACCTGTTACTTCAGCAAATCGAATTCCTTTATTAACAGAAGAAAACGTAGATCTACTAGCTTGCACTATGACAATAACAGAAGAAAGAGCGAAACAAATTAATTTTAGTTACCCCTATTTTGTTTCAAAACAAAAATTTATAACAAAAAAAGGAACAGTAAAATCATTAGCTGACTTAGAAGGTAAAAAGATTGGAACTACTAAAGGTTCCACTTCTGAACTCAATGTAGCTAAAGCAATACCAAGTGCAAAAGTACTATCTTTTGATGATTATCCTCAAGCCTTTCTTGCACTCCAACAAGGAAAAGTTTTTGCCATTACGACCGATGAATCCATCCTAGCCGGCATTTTATCAAAAGCAACAAAGAAACAAGATTTTGAAATTCCTGCCTTTGACATATCTAAAGAACCTTATGGCATTGGTGTCAATAAAAAGAATCCGGAATTACTTAAAATTGTCAATAGCACTCTCATTGAAATGGAAAATAATAAAAAAGCAGAACAAATTTTTTCAAAATGGTTTGGACCTAAATCTTCCGTCCCTTTGAAGAAAGATTTTAAAATTTCAGCAAATTAG
- a CDS encoding DNA-processing protein DprA produces MKSNYENIQLNNTDFWNLQTNLSICELRKVTTLIQERREDYKFKVNEILKNLTKNKKNDFYNCKNETTQQFKNILTRCKIESILQKELRHPAFLAFQYLGNPDILKKPLIAIIGSRKPTYYGRQQAYRFASALAQAGYTILSGGAIGIDAIANAVGLNHGSSCAVIGSGLKKLYPASNVKLFQDLAQSPQGLLLSEFQSYEPPQKWNFPRRNLSIAALADFVLVIEAGATSGSLLTAQAAADLGIDVGAIPGEVENTNSHGTNNLITNGAFCIQSPLDIVEIIKLNNKFKK; encoded by the coding sequence ATGAAAAGTAACTACGAAAATATTCAATTAAATAATACAGATTTTTGGAATTTACAAACTAATTTATCAATTTGTGAATTAAGAAAAGTAACAACATTAATTCAAGAAAGAAGAGAAGATTATAAATTTAAAGTCAATGAAATATTAAAAAATTTAACAAAAAACAAAAAAAATGACTTCTACAATTGTAAAAACGAAACAACTCAGCAATTTAAAAATATTCTGACGCGTTGTAAAATAGAATCGATTTTGCAAAAAGAATTAAGACATCCCGCCTTTCTTGCTTTCCAATATCTTGGCAACCCAGATATTCTTAAAAAACCACTTATCGCCATCATTGGCTCGAGAAAACCAACATATTATGGTAGACAACAAGCTTATCGCTTTGCCTCCGCATTAGCTCAAGCAGGTTACACGATATTATCTGGGGGAGCTATTGGTATAGATGCCATTGCCAATGCTGTGGGTCTGAATCATGGCTCCTCCTGTGCAGTTATAGGGAGCGGACTAAAAAAACTCTATCCTGCATCGAATGTAAAACTCTTTCAGGATTTAGCACAATCTCCACAAGGATTACTACTCAGTGAATTTCAGAGCTATGAACCTCCACAAAAATGGAATTTTCCGCGGCGCAATTTATCCATTGCGGCATTGGCAGACTTTGTCCTTGTTATTGAAGCGGGCGCCACAAGTGGGAGTCTTTTAACAGCACAAGCCGCTGCCGATTTAGGAATAGATGTGGGAGCTATTCCTGGAGAAGTTGAAAATACAAATAGCCATGGTACAAATAATCTTATTACAAATGGTGCGTTTTGCATTCAATCGCCACTTGATATTGTAGAAATAATCAAATTAAACAATAAATTTAAAAAA
- a CDS encoding 2,3,4,5-tetrahydropyridine-2,6-dicarboxylate N-succinyltransferase gives MKSLSVQELTHLQTHVHNAYSDSEQLKNKETQNAIVQCLRYLESGTLRVASPHGMEANCGEVEMNHLQHWIVHPWVKQSILLAMKMRTAETFSWELKSEINNTMQGRSHGGLLTYHDKFDVRNDLAKASVRSVYGSIVREGAFISKGVILMPSFVNIGAWIGSGTMIDTWATAGSCAQIGKNVHVAGGVGIGGVLEPENARPVLIGDNAFLGSRVIVVEGTIVGEGAVLGANVSLTSSTPIYDVTNTERKEYRGFVPANAVVVAGTRMKTFPGGEVPLQCAYIIAYRSEKTDSKVSLNDVLRETGIAV, from the coding sequence ATGAAATCGCTATCTGTTCAAGAATTAACTCATCTACAAACACATGTTCACAATGCTTATTCTGATTCTGAACAGCTTAAAAATAAAGAAACACAAAATGCTATTGTTCAATGCTTGCGTTACCTTGAATCAGGGACTTTACGGGTAGCATCACCTCATGGGATGGAGGCCAACTGCGGTGAAGTGGAAATGAATCATTTGCAGCACTGGATAGTACATCCCTGGGTAAAACAATCCATATTATTAGCAATGAAAATGCGCACAGCGGAAACATTTTCTTGGGAATTAAAAAGTGAAATTAATAATACAATGCAAGGCCGTTCCCATGGTGGTTTGTTAACTTACCACGATAAATTTGATGTGAGAAATGATCTTGCCAAAGCCTCCGTTCGTTCCGTTTATGGTTCCATAGTTCGTGAAGGCGCTTTTATTTCAAAGGGTGTTATTTTAATGCCTAGCTTTGTAAATATTGGTGCGTGGATAGGTTCGGGAACTATGATCGACACTTGGGCCACAGCGGGCAGTTGTGCGCAAATTGGTAAAAACGTTCATGTTGCTGGTGGTGTTGGTATTGGAGGGGTTTTAGAGCCCGAAAATGCGCGTCCTGTGCTCATTGGTGACAACGCCTTCTTAGGCAGCCGTGTCATTGTCGTCGAAGGAACTATAGTTGGTGAGGGAGCTGTTTTGGGTGCTAATGTTTCTTTAACCTCTTCTACACCTATTTATGATGTTACGAACACAGAGCGTAAAGAATATCGTGGCTTCGTTCCGGCAAATGCCGTCGTCGTTGCGGGAACACGTATGAAAACATTTCCAGGCGGAGAAGTGCCTTTACAATGTGCTTATATTATTGCTTATCGCAGTGAAAAAACTGATTCTAAAGTCAGTTTAAACGATGTCCTTAGGGAAACAGGAATTGCTGTTTAA
- a CDS encoding amino acid ABC transporter permease, which produces MNLSHFDFSIILHGKFAEMLWSGFITTIQLSSISCILAFFLGLNIAVMRMMPFAPVRFFAQCYLEFLRNTPLIVQLFFWYFGSYQVLPSFVNNWLNEMSFEFAAAVIALTFYTSAFIAEDIRSGILAIPKEQMEASRSSGFTYIRSMHYIILPQAVRLTIPPLINQFLNLAKNSSMAMVIGVGELTYQARQIESQSFKSFEAFFAATFIYICISFAITGMVNIYDKKVLNPMGKGSH; this is translated from the coding sequence ATGAATTTATCTCACTTTGATTTTTCGATTATCCTGCATGGAAAATTTGCAGAGATGCTTTGGAGTGGTTTTATTACAACAATTCAACTCTCAAGTATTTCGTGCATCCTTGCATTTTTTTTAGGTTTAAATATCGCGGTAATGCGCATGATGCCGTTTGCACCTGTGCGTTTTTTTGCACAGTGTTATCTGGAATTTCTAAGAAACACTCCTCTTATCGTTCAACTCTTTTTTTGGTATTTTGGCTCATATCAAGTTTTGCCCTCATTTGTTAATAACTGGCTAAATGAAATGAGTTTTGAATTTGCCGCGGCTGTTATTGCGCTTACTTTTTATACATCAGCATTTATTGCAGAAGATATTCGATCAGGAATTCTTGCTATACCTAAAGAGCAAATGGAAGCTTCACGTAGCAGTGGATTTACATATATACGATCTATGCATTATATTATCTTACCGCAAGCTGTCCGCTTGACTATTCCTCCGCTTATAAATCAATTTTTAAATTTAGCAAAAAACTCTTCAATGGCAATGGTCATCGGTGTGGGTGAATTAACTTACCAAGCACGCCAAATTGAAAGCCAATCTTTTAAAAGTTTTGAAGCCTTTTTTGCAGCTACTTTTATTTATATTTGTATTTCATTTGCAATTACAGGAATGGTAAACATATATGATAAAAAAGTCCTGAATCCTATGGGCAAAGGAAGTCATTAA
- a CDS encoding flagellar FlbD family protein yields the protein MIKLTRIDGNEVFINKSNIQWIEAMPDTTITILSGARIIVREKLDEVLKKIDDRIQYENKICQTGDELPMANYQEKFSSLPENL from the coding sequence ATGATTAAATTAACCAGGATTGATGGGAATGAGGTTTTTATTAATAAATCGAACATTCAATGGATCGAAGCCATGCCTGATACCACCATAACCATTTTAAGTGGAGCTCGAATTATTGTTAGGGAAAAATTAGATGAGGTTTTAAAGAAAATTGATGATCGGATTCAATATGAAAATAAAATTTGCCAAACGGGAGATGAGTTGCCAATGGCAAATTATCAGGAAAAATTTTCTTCTTTGCCAGAAAATTTATAA